In 'Nostoc azollae' 0708, the following are encoded in one genomic region:
- the rsmD gene encoding 16S rRNA (guanine(966)-N(2))-methyltransferase RsmD, translated as MSLRIYGNRLLKTLPGKETRPTSARVREAVFNIWQGTIDGCCWLDLCTGSGSMGAEALCRGASLVVGIELSSRACAIIQENWQQVATKEQKFQILRGNLLQQLKKLSSQKFDRIYFDPPYAIGLYEPVLAALAQYQLLNTHGEIAVEHSPQNFQPPEIPNWEIYHQKVYGNTGLTFYKTRQSEKIELQEQGEQER; from the coding sequence ATGAGTCTGAGAATTTATGGGAATCGGCTGCTAAAAACTTTACCAGGAAAAGAAACTAGACCTACCAGTGCGCGAGTACGGGAGGCAGTTTTTAATATTTGGCAGGGAACAATAGATGGTTGTTGCTGGTTAGATTTATGCACCGGTAGTGGTTCAATGGGTGCAGAAGCTTTATGTAGAGGAGCCAGCTTAGTAGTAGGAATTGAACTATCCAGTCGAGCTTGTGCAATTATCCAGGAAAATTGGCAGCAAGTAGCTACTAAAGAACAAAAATTTCAGATATTACGCGGAAATTTACTCCAGCAGTTAAAAAAGTTATCAAGTCAGAAATTCGACAGAATATATTTTGATCCGCCTTATGCTATTGGATTATATGAACCAGTCTTAGCAGCGCTCGCTCAATATCAGCTTTTAAATACTCATGGAGAAATAGCCGTCGAACATAGTCCCCAAAATTTTCAACCACCAGAAATCCCCAATTGGGAAATCTACCATCAAAAAGTTTATGGCAACACAGGACTCACATTCTACAAAACCAGGCAATCAGAAAAAATAGAACTACAAGAACAGGGTGAGCAAGAGAGATAG
- the petG gene encoding cytochrome b6-f complex subunit V → MVEPLLSGIVLGLIFVTLSGLFYAAYKQYKRPTELGG, encoded by the coding sequence GTGGTTGAACCCTTGTTGTCCGGTATTGTTCTTGGTCTAATTTTCGTTACTCTTAGCGGGCTTTTTTACGCTGCTTATAAGCAATATAAGCGTCCCACTGAGTTGGGAGGCTAA
- a CDS encoding DUF3370 domain-containing protein → MLPLLLGLTLAQANQSSPPPEEVVQPQEVRALSGQLDTVPVFNSNSPELVLKEGILLSTFPPNGKKVPTAHLNFAFRGRFDIFAHHVAKAEPPESLRSLYLGIILHNPGTQPVKVNILQGASYLSQPDAPFIKLDAFIPNNAGTVFAGPGSRVMSDVLGGRRQGIFPAQIVIPPGESHMLLNLPIPVQGLTPPLNGRSSFMRLRSNGTVYAASLAMFAPTNKDGSERAPTLGEWQNLLNNGELSTPRDKVPTPLEETGKLRIYGRVAGVASGSVWRSLLVDSPKTNYLTIPQPGQAFSYVLSTVDGGTLGTGQIQSASMLVRYPDTAYRAHGNYGVQYSLKLPLYNNTQSHQKVSVLVQTPIKEDQLSQSGLRFFTRLARQVFFRGTVRIRYKDNQGQPKTEFVHLVQTRGEPGQPLALLNMKPGDRSLVEVDFLYPPDASPPQVLTVSVQE, encoded by the coding sequence ATGTTGCCACTATTACTCGGTTTGACTCTCGCTCAAGCAAATCAATCCTCACCACCACCTGAAGAAGTGGTACAACCACAAGAAGTTCGAGCGTTATCAGGACAGTTAGATACTGTGCCAGTTTTTAATAGCAATAGCCCAGAATTGGTATTAAAAGAAGGTATATTACTTTCTACCTTTCCCCCGAACGGTAAAAAGGTACCAACTGCACATTTAAATTTTGCTTTTCGGGGACGCTTTGATATTTTTGCTCATCATGTTGCTAAAGCAGAACCACCAGAAAGTTTGCGTTCTTTGTATTTAGGCATCATTTTGCATAACCCTGGAACTCAGCCAGTAAAGGTGAATATATTACAGGGGGCAAGTTATTTAAGTCAACCGGATGCACCATTTATTAAGTTGGATGCTTTTATCCCTAATAATGCAGGTACGGTGTTTGCCGGACCGGGTAGTCGTGTGATGTCTGATGTGCTGGGGGGAAGACGACAAGGAATTTTCCCTGCTCAAATTGTCATTCCTCCTGGGGAAAGTCATATGTTATTAAATCTACCTATTCCGGTGCAAGGATTGACACCACCATTAAATGGCCGTTCTTCATTTATGCGTCTGCGGAGTAATGGTACTGTGTATGCTGCTAGTCTGGCTATGTTTGCACCAACTAATAAAGATGGTAGTGAACGTGCGCCAACTTTAGGAGAATGGCAAAATCTACTGAATAATGGTGAATTATCCACACCTAGAGATAAAGTTCCCACTCCTTTAGAGGAGACTGGTAAACTGAGAATTTATGGAAGAGTGGCAGGTGTAGCGAGTGGTTCGGTGTGGCGATCACTCTTGGTAGATAGTCCTAAAACTAATTATTTAACTATTCCCCAACCTGGTCAAGCTTTTTCTTATGTTTTAAGCACAGTGGATGGTGGTACTTTGGGAACTGGTCAAATTCAAAGTGCATCTATGTTAGTGCGTTATCCTGATACAGCTTATCGCGCCCATGGCAATTATGGAGTTCAATATAGTTTGAAGTTGCCTTTGTACAACAATACACAAAGTCACCAGAAGGTGAGTGTGTTGGTGCAAACCCCAATTAAAGAAGATCAATTAAGTCAGTCAGGGTTGCGCTTTTTCACTAGACTAGCACGTCAAGTTTTCTTCCGGGGAACTGTGCGAATTCGGTATAAAGATAATCAAGGTCAACCAAAAACGGAATTTGTGCATTTAGTCCAAACCAGAGGTGAACCAGGTCAACCTTTGGCGTTATTAAATATGAAACCAGGTGATCGCTCTTTAGTAGAAGTAGACTTTCTCTATCCTCCTGATGCTTCACCACCACAAGTTTTAACTGTGTCAGTTCAAGAGTAA
- a CDS encoding c-type cytochrome — protein sequence MNNQLTKPETLIQWIALSALAILIAIPLVILGVHIVQASDPYIKSVVSLEGTPVQGKAIFQINCAGCHGLQADGLVGPSLQAVSKHKSRYGLIHQVISGETPPMPKFQPSPQEMADLLSYLESL from the coding sequence TTGAATAACCAGCTTACCAAACCTGAAACTTTAATTCAGTGGATCGCTTTGTCGGCTTTAGCGATACTCATAGCAATACCTTTGGTCATTCTTGGTGTTCACATCGTTCAAGCCTCCGATCCATACATCAAGAGCGTTGTATCACTGGAGGGAACCCCAGTACAGGGAAAAGCTATCTTTCAAATCAACTGTGCTGGATGTCACGGTTTACAAGCCGATGGGCTAGTAGGTCCAAGCTTGCAAGCCGTCTCCAAGCACAAATCTCGATATGGCTTAATTCACCAAGTTATTAGTGGTGAAACCCCTCCCATGCCAAAATTCCAGCCCAGTCCACAAGAAATGGCAGACCTTTTGAGTTATTTGGAAAGTCTGTAA
- a CDS encoding C4-dicarboxylate ABC transporter, giving the protein MSLSIDLLTPLGGVLSYCSLLRIAFDAIFGALLCLQCLFSLHMFVFMLHWIFPLRNFSLWHFMVPNVGLKKVTRYFRITSTT; this is encoded by the coding sequence ATTAGTCTAAGTATTGATCTGTTGACTCCTCTGGGCGGTGTTCTTTCTTATTGCTCCTTATTGAGAATAGCTTTTGATGCTATTTTTGGTGCTTTACTGTGTCTCCAATGCCTTTTTTCACTGCATATGTTTGTTTTTATGCTCCATTGGATTTTTCCTCTCCGTAATTTCTCTCTGTGGCACTTTATGGTGCCGAATGTGGGTTTAAAGAAGGTGACAAGGTATTTTCGCATAACAAGCACCACATAA
- the hisH gene encoding imidazole glycerol phosphate synthase subunit HisH: protein MPVIAVVDYEMGNLHSVCKGLEKAGATPKVTYCARELEQADAIVLPGVGAFDPAVQHLRERGLEQPIKDAISSGKPFLGICLGLQILFESSAEGTQRGLGIVRGKVRRFRPEASIAIPHMGWNQLQLTQAKSILWEHLPAQPWVYFVHSYYVDPTEPHIRAATVTHGSQTVTAAIAHENLMAVQFHPEKSSNIGLQVLSNFVAQVREKIPA, encoded by the coding sequence ATGCCAGTGATTGCGGTCGTAGATTACGAAATGGGAAATTTGCACTCAGTCTGCAAAGGCTTAGAAAAAGCTGGGGCAACTCCTAAAGTAACTTATTGTGCCAGAGAATTAGAACAGGCAGATGCAATAGTTTTGCCTGGAGTTGGAGCATTTGATCCAGCAGTACAACACCTGAGAGAGCGTGGTTTAGAACAACCTATTAAAGATGCGATCTCATCTGGTAAACCGTTCTTAGGTATTTGTCTAGGACTGCAAATTTTGTTTGAATCTAGTGCCGAAGGTACTCAACGAGGACTAGGAATTGTGCGCGGAAAAGTTCGCCGATTTCGTCCAGAAGCGAGTATTGCTATTCCCCACATGGGTTGGAATCAACTACAACTCACTCAGGCAAAAAGCATTTTGTGGGAACATTTACCCGCTCAACCTTGGGTTTATTTTGTCCATTCCTACTATGTTGACCCAACTGAACCACACATTCGAGCAGCAACAGTTACTCATGGGAGTCAAACTGTCACAGCTGCGATCGCTCATGAAAATCTCATGGCAGTCCAATTTCACCCCGAAAAATCATCTAATATAGGTTTGCAAGTTTTATCTAATTTTGTGGCTCAAGTCCGCGAAAAAATTCCTGCTTAA